The Listeria cossartiae subsp. cossartiae genome includes a region encoding these proteins:
- the coaD gene encoding pantetheine-phosphate adenylyltransferase: MGNKIAVIPGTFDPITNGHLDIIERAAKIFDVLYVAVLNNSSKKPLFTVEERMEMIRQVTAHLPNVQVESASGLTVDYAAKRGATAIVRGLRAVSDFEYEMQIASMNRTLNAEIETFFVMTNTKYSFLSSSMVKEVAQYQGDIRELVPEIVNEQVQAKFK, translated from the coding sequence ATGGGAAACAAAATTGCCGTTATTCCGGGGACATTTGATCCAATTACGAATGGGCATTTGGATATTATTGAACGTGCAGCAAAAATTTTCGATGTGCTTTACGTAGCTGTTTTAAATAATTCATCCAAAAAACCACTTTTTACCGTGGAAGAACGAATGGAAATGATCAGGCAAGTAACCGCCCATTTGCCGAATGTTCAAGTAGAAAGCGCGAGCGGATTAACGGTTGACTATGCTGCTAAACGCGGTGCTACTGCGATTGTTAGAGGACTTCGAGCAGTAAGCGATTTTGAATATGAAATGCAAATTGCGTCGATGAACCGAACACTCAATGCGGAAATCGAGACATTTTTTGTGATGACTAACACGAAATATTCCTTTTTAAGTTCGAGCATGGTGAAAGAAGTGGCGCAGTACCAAGGCGATATCCGCGAACTTGTTCCAGAAATCGTGAACGAACAAGTACAAGCAAAATTTAAGTAA
- the rsmD gene encoding 16S rRNA (guanine(966)-N(2))-methyltransferase RsmD yields the protein MRVIAGERKGHALKAVPGNNTRPTTDKVKESLFSIIGPFFDGDIVLDLFAGSGGLGIEALSRGAERAVFIDQATLAIKTIRQNLDSCHFTERAEVYRNDAERALKLLHKNEWKFDLVFLDPPYKKQQLEKLMIALEKLELVNENARIICEHDKEAVMPDTVGKFEKIRSVSYGITVLSIFELQEA from the coding sequence ATGAGAGTCATTGCAGGAGAACGTAAAGGACATGCTTTAAAAGCAGTTCCAGGAAATAATACAAGACCAACTACAGACAAAGTAAAAGAATCATTATTTTCGATTATCGGTCCATTTTTTGACGGGGATATCGTTCTGGATTTATTTGCTGGTAGCGGCGGGCTTGGAATTGAGGCACTCAGCCGAGGTGCCGAGCGAGCAGTATTTATTGATCAGGCGACACTAGCGATTAAAACAATCCGCCAAAACCTTGATAGCTGCCATTTTACAGAGCGGGCGGAAGTTTACCGAAATGACGCCGAACGAGCACTCAAGCTACTTCATAAAAACGAGTGGAAATTCGACCTTGTTTTCTTAGATCCACCATATAAAAAGCAACAATTAGAAAAATTAATGATCGCTTTAGAAAAATTAGAATTAGTGAACGAAAATGCAAGAATTATTTGCGAACACGACAAAGAAGCTGTTATGCCAGACACCGTTGGCAAATTCGAGAAAATTAGATCAGTATCATATGGAATTACCGTTTTATCGATATTTGAATTGCAGGAGGCGTAG
- a CDS encoding YlbG family protein, with the protein MENDRQAIVVWMNHLKQVRSLKRFGNVHYVSRKLKYAVLYCDMAEVEDISNKVSRFHYVKRVEMSFRPFLKTEYESKKEMMYEHKNEDVQISI; encoded by the coding sequence ATGGAAAATGATAGACAAGCTATCGTCGTTTGGATGAATCATCTCAAACAAGTTAGATCTTTGAAGCGATTTGGAAATGTTCATTATGTATCGCGCAAGTTAAAATATGCGGTATTGTATTGTGATATGGCCGAAGTAGAAGATATCTCTAACAAAGTTTCTCGTTTTCATTACGTGAAACGCGTGGAAATGTCTTTCCGTCCGTTCTTAAAAACAGAATACGAATCCAAAAAAGAAATGATGTACGAACACAAAAACGAAGATGTACAAATCAGTATTTAA
- a CDS encoding YlbF family regulator — MLATMENMALLDLSDELASMILNSEEAQNYKSAKEVLLNDANSQKNIRQFIRIKEQYEEVQRFGRYHPDYKEVTRKTRAYKREVDMDQNVAAFRRAEMDLQSLLDEISLLLASAVSENIKVPTGNPFFETKSACSTGGCGSGGGCGCSA, encoded by the coding sequence TTGCTCGCTACAATGGAAAATATGGCGCTACTCGATTTATCAGATGAGCTTGCTAGCATGATTCTAAACTCCGAGGAAGCGCAAAATTATAAAAGCGCCAAAGAAGTGTTATTAAATGACGCTAATTCACAAAAAAATATTCGTCAATTTATACGAATAAAAGAACAATACGAGGAAGTACAGCGGTTCGGCCGGTATCATCCTGACTATAAAGAAGTAACCAGAAAGACTCGTGCCTATAAACGCGAAGTCGACATGGACCAAAATGTAGCAGCTTTTCGTCGTGCAGAGATGGATTTACAATCTCTTTTGGATGAAATCAGCCTGCTTCTCGCAAGTGCAGTTTCAGAGAATATCAAAGTACCAACCGGTAATCCGTTTTTTGAAACAAAATCTGCTTGTTCAACAGGTGGATGTGGCAGCGGGGGAGGCTGCGGTTGTTCAGCGTAA
- a CDS encoding CAP domain-containing protein: MKFIMRVAVLLIICLFIGYNTDLFFSKSVEQNTAEDTATKSNFPDDKKTTNENPKQVQDSSSLARFINKNVSELKKEFGDPVRVDKTAYGYDNYIYSQPGTSYMQVGVTNNIVQTVYALGQDLNVMPYTIGMSTEKVFTDANLQSEISFNYKDSYYKFELSEEDLNARPIVNIGSGVYAQLNFDKFKSKLISVRYLNKLSFIKMRPYELSYQGEIYEEKLSPEDWNAIDDASSKQVLEITNVLRDRYGVEEVAWDESVAKVAYGHSVDMKKNNYFDHTSPTQGDLSKRLSAGNVKYTKAGENIAYNYVDSAAAVEGWLNSKGHRENLLDGSYTYMGAGTYQKYYTQNFIIK; this comes from the coding sequence GTGAAGTTTATAATGCGAGTAGCTGTGCTATTAATCATTTGCCTGTTCATTGGATACAACACAGATCTATTTTTCAGTAAATCAGTAGAGCAAAATACTGCCGAGGATACCGCAACAAAATCCAATTTTCCTGATGATAAAAAAACAACGAATGAAAATCCGAAACAAGTGCAAGATAGTTCCAGCTTGGCAAGATTTATTAATAAAAACGTAAGTGAGTTAAAGAAAGAATTTGGTGATCCGGTGCGCGTCGATAAAACAGCATACGGTTACGACAATTATATTTATAGTCAACCAGGAACTAGCTACATGCAAGTCGGCGTCACAAATAACATCGTTCAAACCGTTTACGCGCTAGGGCAAGATTTAAATGTCATGCCATATACAATTGGTATGTCCACTGAAAAAGTATTTACCGATGCCAATTTGCAATCGGAAATATCCTTCAACTATAAAGACAGCTATTATAAATTCGAACTTTCTGAAGAAGACTTAAATGCTCGCCCAATCGTCAATATTGGAAGCGGCGTTTATGCGCAACTGAATTTCGATAAATTTAAGTCCAAACTAATTAGTGTACGTTACCTCAATAAATTATCTTTCATCAAAATGCGTCCTTATGAATTATCCTATCAAGGAGAAATTTATGAAGAAAAGCTATCACCAGAAGATTGGAATGCGATTGATGATGCTTCTAGCAAACAAGTGTTAGAGATTACGAACGTCCTTCGCGATCGTTATGGGGTAGAAGAAGTAGCTTGGGATGAATCTGTTGCGAAAGTGGCTTATGGACATAGTGTTGATATGAAGAAAAACAATTATTTTGATCATACTTCACCAACCCAAGGCGATTTAAGCAAACGTTTGAGCGCCGGTAATGTCAAATATACGAAAGCCGGAGAAAATATCGCTTATAATTATGTCGATAGTGCGGCGGCGGTAGAAGGTTGGCTCAACTCTAAAGGGCACAGAGAGAATTTACTTGATGGTTCGTATACCTATATGGGTGCTGGCACGTATCAGAAATACTATACGCAAAATTTTATTATTAAATAA